In Astyanax mexicanus isolate ESR-SI-001 chromosome 5, AstMex3_surface, whole genome shotgun sequence, a single window of DNA contains:
- the agxta gene encoding alanine--glyoxylate and serine--pyruvate aminotransferase a → MSSLSVPPPQCLLQPYTVPHRYLLGPGPSNVPPRISTAGAQPMLGHLHAETIEIMDHVKSGIQYAFQTQNRVTLAVSGPGHAAMECAIFNSVEAGESVLIGVNGIWGERAAEIAQRIGARVNTIVTSAGGYFTNDEIKQALIKYKPVLFFLTHGESSTGVLHPIDGIGELCHKYDCLFLVDSVAALGGTPIYMDKQDIDILYTGSQKVLNAPPGTAPISFSERACYKIFNRKTKPVSYFLDLSWLANYWGCDGKPVRSYHHTGPVTGLYSLRESLAILAETGLENSWKRHKEVAEYFHNGLEKMGLKLFVEDKKARLPTVTTIVAPPGYEWKEITGYIMKNHNIEISGGLGPSVGMVLRVGLMGCNSTKGHVDMILQALADALKHCHKSRV, encoded by the exons ATGTCGTCTCTCTCCGTCCCGCCGCCGCAATGCCTCTTACAGCCTTATACTGTCCCTCACCGCTACCTGCTCGGCCCGGGACCGTCCAACGTGCCTCCCAGAATCTCCACAGCTGGAGCACAGCCCATGCTGGGACACCTGCACGCAGAGACCATTGAG ATTATGGATCATGTGAAGAGTGGCATCCAGTACGCCTTCCAGACCCAGAACCGGGTGACGTTGGCAGTGAGTGGGCCGGGACACGCTGCCATGGAGTGTGCCATCTTTAACTCAGTGGAGGCTGGCGAGAGCGTGCTGATCGGGGTGAATGGCATCTGGGGCGAGAGAGCTGCAGAGATAGCACAGAGAATCG GTGCCAGAGTGAACACCATCGTAACATCTGCCGGCGGGTATTTCACCAATGACGAGATTAAGCAG GCATTAATCAAATATAAGCCAGTTCTGTTCTTCCTCACACACGGAGAGTCTTCTACAGGAGTGCTGCACCCGATAGATGGCATCGGGGAACTCTGTCACAA GTACGACTGTTTGTTCCTGGTTGACTCTGTCGCAGCACTGGGAGGTACTCCCATCTACATGGATAAGCAAG ATATCGACATCTTGTACACGGGCTCCCAGAAGGTCCTGAATGCTCCTCCAGGAACCGCCCCCATCTCCTTCAGTGAGAGAGCCTG CTACAAAATCTTCAACAGGAAGACCAAGCCTGTCTCCTACTTCCTGGACCTGAGCTGGCTGGCCAACTACTGGGGCTGTGATGGAAAGCCTGTCCGCAG TTATCACCACACTGGACCTGTCACTGGATTATACAGCCTGAGAGAGAGTCTCGCCATCCTGGCAGAAACA GGCCTTGAAAACTCTTGGAAACGACACAAAGAGGTGGCAGAGTACTTCCATAACGGTCTGGAGAAAATGGGCCTGAAGCTTTTTGTGGAGGACAAG AAAGCTAGACTGCCCACAGTTACTACAATAGTAGCTCCTCCAGGGTACGAGTGGAAAGAGATCACAGGCTACATCATGAAGAATCACAACATCGAGATCTCTGGAGGCCTTGGGCCTTCTGTTGGCATG GTGCTGCGCGTGGGGTTGATGGGATGTAACAGCACTAAAGGTCATGTAGACATGATCCTGCAGGCTCTGGCTGACGCACTGAAGCACTGTCACAAGAGCAGAGTGTGA
- the dtymk gene encoding thymidylate kinase has translation MTFRRGVLIVLEGVDRAGKSTQCARLVQALQQNGRRAEIIRFPDRTTPIGQLISSYLEKKSNLEDHTVHLLFSANRWELVPLIREKLEQGINLVVDRYAFSGVAFTSAKPGFSLDWCKQPDVGLPKPDLVMFLQLSPEVAAQRGQFGAERYEISSFQQTVQQRFEEIRNDTSINWKVIDASRSIEEVHTDIKSASEKTIDVAQHLPVGELWR, from the exons ATGACTTTCCGGAGGGGAGTGCTGATCGTGCTGGAGGGAGTGGACCGGGCCGGGAAGAGCACGCAATGTGCGCGGCTGGTGCAGGCGCTGCAGCAGAACGGCCGCCGGGCAGAGATCATCAGATTccccg ACAGAACAACACCGATCGGACAGCTGATCAGTTCATATCTGGAGAAGAAGAGTAACCTGGAGGATCACACTGTACATCTGCTCTTCTCTGCAAACCGCTGGGAGTTAGT GCCTTTAATCAGAGAGAAGCTGGAGCAGGGAATTAACCTGGTGGTGGATCGCTATGCTTTTTCTGGAGTAGCTTTCACCAGCGCCAAACCC GGCTTCTCATTGGACTGGTGTAAGCAGCCTGATGTGGGCCTACCAAAGCCGGACCTGGTGATGTTCCTGCAGCTGAGCCCCGAGGTGGCAGCTCAGCGGGGGCAGTTCGGAGCCGAGCGGTACGAGATCAGCTCCTTCCAGCAGACGGTCCAACAGAGGTTTGAAGAAATCAGGAACGATACATCAATCAACTGGAag GTGATTGATGCGTCTAGAAGCATTGAAGAGGTTCACACAGATATTAAATCAGCGAGTGAGAAAACCATCGACGTCGCCCAACATCTGCCTGTTGGAGAGCTGTGGAGGTGA